The Polypterus senegalus isolate Bchr_013 chromosome 1, ASM1683550v1, whole genome shotgun sequence genomic sequence CGGTCACTGTCTTTTATTGTATCTGTGCCACATGTCCAATAACTAATGCCCTTCCATGTTTCTCACCAGGTTACGGCCATATCTACCCAATCACAGGAGCTGGGAAAGTGGCCTGCATGGTGTACGCCATGATCGGTATCCCGCTCATGCTCTTTGTCATCGCAGACGTCGGAGACGTGCTGGCGGTCATCTTCTCCCGATCCTACAACCGCCTCAGGAAGCTTTACTCGAAGAACAAGCCCTTACTCCCAAAGCTGTGTCCATCCCAACAAAAGCCTCAAGAGAACATGCCGTCCCGTGCATACTGCTTCACCAGGGACATGGTGGCCATCAAGGAGCCGATGAGCATCACGCAGGTCCTGAGCACGCAGTCTACCATCAAGAGGAAGTCTCTGCAGCTGAAGAATGCCGAGATCTTTGACAAGATCATCGCCAGGGAGAACATTCCGGTGGGCAAGCTGATGAGGAGCACTTCCTGCCCCGAGCTGGACCGCCTGCATAAGCCTTCTCCCTTTTCTATGTGGGATTTTACAGGAATAGGAGAGGAGCTGGACAAGTTGGATGTGCCGGTGACCCTCATCGTGGTGGTCATCCTCACGTACATTTTTCTGGAGGCGAGTATTCTCCGTCTCTGGGAAGATCAGTGGACCTTCTTTAGTgccttttacttttgttttatcaCATTGACCACAATTGGTTTTGGAGACATTGTGCCCAACCATCCCAACTACTTCATGGTCACCTCCTTTTTCATCATTGTCGGCATGGCCATCATGTCCATGGCGTTCAAACTGGGCCAGTCCAGAATAGTCAGCTGCTACAGGAAGCTGATTCAACTCATCAGCGGTGGAAAGGTGAAGAACCCTGAGTAACATCAATGCAACGGGCGAGTTTTGTGTTTTCTCAGCTTCTGCACATCGACTTCCATGGATGACTGTTCACTGCTTGCTGCACGGTCAGCTGTTTGTGGAGTGACGCAGCGCATGTGGCCGAGCGAGTGACAAAAATGACCTCAGGGATCTGAATGAAGCAAGCATGGCAGACAGACGCATACGAATGGGGCGTCCTATTAGTCTTGTGCCAGCATCCTGGGATGGCAGGATGAGTTTTCTTGAGCTGCTGTTTATTGAGTGTATGATATTTGTGATACCAAATCTGGCCTTTAGGGGGCGACAGATGCATATCTCAGTTCTATCCTGAACACAGTCTTTCATTACTAGGGGTTGACAGGAGCACGGCAGGACACCAGCCatagacaggatgccagtcactcacagggcacactcacacatttACTCACAGTTTAAAAGCTTGTCTTTTGGATGGAGGGTTGAAAACAGAGATGGAGGAGGAAACCCACCTATGACTTGAGGCGTTTGTAAAGACTCAAGGTCTGGAGAGTTATGAGCTTAACTACCATGCCACTCTCTCCATACTGTGAGTGGGCCAGGATTAGAACTCAGATGTCTGGAATTTGGGAGGCAGGAGTGCTACCTGCTATGCCACCAAGGCACACATCCCCATACAAAGAGTGAGTAGGCCATGAATTGAACCCAAGTCTCTAGCATTAGGAGGCACAGGGGAGAACCACTATGCCATCCTACCATTGCTGACAATGAGTGGGACAGGAATAGAGCCCACATCCCTGGTGTTACCTGCTGGTGGTGCTAACCACTATGCCTTACATCACAAATACAAAGCTTCAGTAGGCCATGAATTGAACCCACAACTTAGGATTTGGGAATCGGGGGCAACTGCCACTTTGCCACCCTTCCTTAAACAGACATTAAATGGGCTATAAATTAAACTAAGAACCCTGGAGTTAGCAGAAAGCCATGCTAATCAAGGTACACTTCTCCAGAGTAGGCTATAACTCAGGTCTCTCGAAGTGCTCGCCACTATGCTGCCATGCCACACTACCCCATAAAAACTCTGAGTAGGCTATGAATTGAATCCATGTCTCTAGTGTTAAAGGGTTGAAGCACACACCACTGTACCATTCTTTCCAATACTGATAATAAGTGGGCTATGAGTTGAGCCCAGAGCCCTTGGGTTAGGAATGCCAGTTACTAGGTTACCTTGCCCATCTGTATCTGCAAGTGGCACCTTCAGGGAAAAAGTACGAAGTTAAGTTGGCACCAATGGAGACAATACTAGAACATTCCCACAGGAGAACACAAAGTGCCATAATGGGAACTGATGTTGGTGAATTTATAGAGCACCTTGCCTTTTCCCATTCAGAGCTACGCACCTCCATAATGGTTTACTCGCCTTAACTTTGCCACACGTGGCTTCTGTGTCAGCGTCCATCCCTTGTGTGTCGACGTCACACGTTCTCCCCATGTTGACCTGGTTTCCCACGGCTGCCCGACATTACCCTAATATTGGGTCATTCTAAACTCTCTgggggtgagtgagtgagtgtgggttggttggtgccctgtgatgggcttgGTACCACCTTCTGGATGAGTCCCTGACTTGCTCCTGCACCCTGGCTCCCTGAATGAAACAGGCTGTAGAAAAATCAATGGATTGTTAGCTTAACAAAGTGTCAAaaatgaaaggagctatataattaaaacataattatttaaGGTGCCTCACAAATTCAGCATCCTGGATTGAAATTCTATGCCCAGATATTGTCTGTATGGACTATGCATGTTCTAACTGTATCTGTAAGCATTTTCTAAGGGTACTACAGTTCCCCTTGCCCCCCAACCCAAGGATCTGCAGGTTAAGGTAACTGGAGACTGAAAACTGGCCCTGTTTGAGTGCGTGTTTCATGAGAAGACCCTCCAGTGGACTGGCATCCATGTTTACTACCTGATGATGCTGTCGGGATAATCCACAGTGACTAGGGGGGTCTGCAGGTAGATGGCTGGGTGGATGTGTTTATGATTCAAGTAGGtttttgtgtggaatttgcatgtacGCCCCTAAATATCTTCACGTCCTTTTCTCTCAGAGCTCAGTGCCCCCCTGACTGCTGCATACGAGTCTAGCAATGGTCACTATGATGCCAGTTCCCATATTGGATCCTGCTTTGCACCTCATACTCCAGTCTTACTAGTGTGAGATTTCtgtgttaatattttaaattcccttttatccatattttttttttaattaaaataaattcattttcagAGTTTGCACTTTTTAAAGGTCACAGAAGGCCTAATTGTGAACTAGCAAGAATGGGCATAAAGCAGGGGGCTGTCAAAATGGGGTGGCAGTCTACCATTTGATCAGAGCAGTGCAAATAAAGACCGACCATCACAGGTCTACTAGTTCAGTATTAATTTGTTTAATGGGTGCACTCAAAAGTGGCATTGtgcctttatatagcgcctttcatggtgaCCACTACACCAACAtggtttatatttgcattttccatacctgAACCACAGCAGATAGAAGACGACATACAAATTCAGTACTAGGGAGCGAACTgacaattttgtgattttcatatagtgcctctcataacGTTTCACAGGCATAGATGTGTCACACTCGCGGACATACAGGAGTTCAGTAATAGAGACTAACACTGTAACGTTTTTATTTTATAGGCACAGGACATTTGGTTGCATATTTCTGCTCAGGGGCGGAGTCAGCAGGAGAGCAGGGAGGGCGTTAACCTTTGGCCACACCCACATTATGCCACCAGTATTACGTCCTTCCTCTCAACAACCTTCTGCCATgctgttctcccagctcaagtcctAATGGGGTCTTACAGAcaggacaaaaaaaatatttaacatcatTCTCGTGCACCCTAATATAAAGCCtcgtataaataacaaaaaaataataatattaaaatatataataaataatgcagCTCTAAAGTTTTAAAAGGGCACATGTTAATCGCCACAAAACTACTGCCATACATGCTGCCTGTTGAGAAAATGGCTAAACACGCATCCTGttgaggaatatttcagacataatttaataaatattgaaataaataaaaaccctgaACTGGCTAGAGCCCGCCcactcaactttgacgagtgaaggtGGCAGTTTTCATTTCACTGTGGATTTCATGTTGCATGCGGTGTCATTGAAATAAAAACACGAAGGAACAACTAAATAAGTAcatagcaagaaaaaaaaaatgtaattatttatgctCGCATAtaactgtttttcttatttattaattggcacattttcCAATACCGTAATGACCAGGGTATACTGGGGACAGAGGACTCGATTTAGCACTTTGTTGAAAGATTGTGGTAGTTAGTTCTGAATAATAGTTTTTAGAGCTCGGGGACCCACTACTGCCTTCCTCAACTGCTCCTCCCCACCACAGAGGTCTTTTGTGGCTCCATGTATGCTGCGCCTTGTGCCCGCACATTATGCCAACAGCATTACATCATTCCACTCTGCCAGGGTGAGAGACAAGCCTTCTGCCACACAGTCTCCCAACTCATCTAAGGCTTGCAGGTGGCCATGCATTGAAAAAGAGGCAAATCCCACTTTTGCCACCAGTGTAACAGTGCAGGAGACAAGGGAATGGAATTAACTACTAATGAGTGGCTATGAAAGGAACTGCTGGCGCCTTCAGCACCCCTTCCACCATGCCACTCAGATCTTTGGTGGTGACAAGTGCTTCCAGCTGTTATACATCCCACACGGCTCCATCTTACTTCACTGGGGTTCAGAGGCAACCCGTATGCCATACTGTTCCATCTCTCCGTGAGCCAACCCATGCCCAGGGTCCACATCCTGGCTGATGGACTTAACATCCTGGGGATGTATAAGAAGTGCTCTCTAAGCACACACACCCCTCGCCCACCTACTACTCATGGGACTGTTTAATAGCAAGCTTAGGTATTCACAACAGGAGTGTGCCCCTTTCAAGTCAGGACCCTGGGGCACTAcaacattatacattttttttatctttgttctccatgaaaatatccatccattatccaacccgctatatcctaactacagggtcacgctggagccaatcccaggcaacacagggcacaaggcaggaacaaaccccaggcagggtgccagcccaccgcagggcacacactagggacaatttaggatcgccaatgcgcctaacctgcatgtctttggactgtgggaggaaacccacgcagacacggggagaacatgcaaactccacgcagggaggaccctggaagcgaacccaggtctcctgtgaggcagcagcgctacccactgcgccaccataccgccccatgaaaatatgagattagaAATTATTTATGGACGTCACAGTAAAAACGCaagaggtaagtaacatataaaatacatcgcgcttttgtcggtgaaccataaAATACAGTAATGTCATTTTTTGGAGAGAGTGTTTCTACATGTGCTGCGTCCGCGCCACGGCAACAGAAAACCCGCCTTTCGCCCTACAGCTGCTTTAATTGGCCAGCTTCTCTAGGTATCCCCGCCCACTCGGACGACCCTCGGCCAACTGAGGAGCGTTATCTCTGGCGTGTCTGGACCCAGGATGGGTCATtccatttatgtatgtatgtatgcatgtatttatttatgtca encodes the following:
- the kcnk18 gene encoding potassium channel subfamily K member 18, translated to MCADEEAGRNCQVKRRCCTAACQLLPHFCLILSLVGYAVLGALLFRHIEGGLTTPDPRYDLFVTRLWNISRNHSSDDEDAWRQAFMEDAKIRISKDFDVQWLQKPEQWNFFGSLFFCCTVFTTVGYGHIYPITGAGKVACMVYAMIGIPLMLFVIADVGDVLAVIFSRSYNRLRKLYSKNKPLLPKLCPSQQKPQENMPSRAYCFTRDMVAIKEPMSITQVLSTQSTIKRKSLQLKNAEIFDKIIARENIPVGKLMRSTSCPELDRLHKPSPFSMWDFTGIGEELDKLDVPVTLIVVVILTYIFLEASILRLWEDQWTFFSAFYFCFITLTTIGFGDIVPNHPNYFMVTSFFIIVGMAIMSMAFKLGQSRIVSCYRKLIQLISGGKVKNPE